The sequence TCAGCATGTCCATGTAGGGATCTGGATCGAGCTGTTCGATGTTGAACACGCCTTCTCCTGACCACACGCCCTGCACCATCAGCGCCGCTCCGATCATCGCAGGCACGCCGGTGGTGTAGCTGACCGCCTGGTTGCCCGTCTCGCGGTAGGCGTCCTCGTGATCGCAGATATTGTAGATGTAGAAGGTCTTTTCGACCCCGTCCTTCAAACCCGTGGCGATGTCGCCGATGTTGGTCTTGCCCTTGGTCGTGGGGCCAAGCGATGCAGGCTCGGGCAACACGGCCTTGAGGAACTGGAGCGGGATGATTTCCTGCCCGTTGTACATTACCGGGTCGATCCGGGTCATGCCGACATTCTGCAGCACGGTGAGGTGCGTGATGTAGGCATCGCCGAAGGTCATCCAGAAGCGGATGCGCTCGATCTCGGGAATGTGATGCGCGAGGCTTTCAAGTTCCTCGTGATACATCAGGTACATGTTCTTGGGGCCGACTGCCTCGAAGTCGAACGTCTCGCGGATGGTCAGCGCGGGCGTCTCAACCCATTCGCCGTTCAGCCAGTGGCGTGCGGGCGCGGTCACTTCACGGATGTTGATTTCCGGGTTGAAGTTGGTGGCGAAATGCTGGCCGTGATCGCCGCCGTTGCAGTCGAGAATGTCGAGCGTGCGGATCGTGTCGAGCTTGTGCTTGCGCAGCCACGTGGCAAATACGCTGGTCACACCCGGATCGAAGCCCGAACCGAGCAGCGCCATCAGGCCGGCTTCCTTGAAGCGCTCCTGATAGGCCCACTGCCACTTGTATTCGAACTTGGCCTCGTCAATCGGCTCGTAGTTCGCGGTGTCCATGTAGTTGACGCCTGCGGCAAGGCAGGCATCCATGATGTTGAGGTCCTGATAGGGCAGTGCGAGATTGACCACGAGGACGGGCTTGACGTCGTTGATCAGCGCGGTCGTTGCTGCCACATCGTCGGCATCGATCTGGTAAGTATCGATCGAAACGCCGGTGCGCTCCTTCACCGAAGCGGCGATGGCATCGCACTTCGATTTGGTGCGGCTTGCCAGTGCGATGCCGGTGAAGATGCCGGCGTTCATCGCCATCTTGTGAACGGCTACCGAGCCGACGCCGCCTGCGCCGATAACGAGAACTTTTGCCATGATGTCTCCAAATGCCTTCAACGGCCGCACGTTCCAAACGCGCAAGGCCTAACATGGGAAGCGCCTTTAGGGGATTGGCATGACAAACCCAAGTCCCGTTTAAGGGAAGGTTATGGACATGGCCGAAGTGGTTGATCGGGCGAGATAAGTTGCAATTGACAATCTAAGGCGCCCCCCGCACTCTGTAACAAAGGAAGGTGGGGAGAAATCGATATGCAGGCGCAAATCCTGATGCCGGCCGCCGTGCTGGTTATCTGGTCGATCGTGATGCTGTTCTGGATGGCTTTCACCCGACTGCCAGCTCTTTCAAAGCTTGGCGGCCTTGCCAAGGCAAAGCCCGGTGGGCGCGGCCAGGATCTGGAAGGCGTTGTGCCCGATGTGATTAACTGGAAAGCGCATAATTACGCCCACCTGATGGAACAGCCGACCCTGTTCTATGCCACCATCACCATCCTTGCGATCATGGGTGCCGGTTCGCTCGATGTGGCACTGGCGTGGGGATACGTCGCCATTCGTGTGGTCCATTCGATCTGGCAGGCAACAGTCAACCGGGTTCCGGTGCGATTTACGCTGTTTGCGCTGTCCACACTATGCCTGATCCTGCTGGCCATCCGTGCGCTGGGCGCAACGCTCGGCCACGGCTGAACCAATCAACAACGGGGGAGAAGTGCGATGAAAGTAGCGGAAATACTGCAACCTGCAGTGGCGCTGATGATCTGGACCATGGTCATGTGGCTGTGGATGTATGCTACGCGCATTCCAGCGATGAACGCGGTGAAACTCGATCCGGACTCACTGGCCCGGGACCCGACGCGAACGCTCGACGACATTCTTCCCGCACAAATCCAGTGGAAAGCCCACAACTACAACCACCTGCACGAAGCGCCGACGCTGTTCTACGCGGTAGCGCTGCTGCTGGCAGTGGCAGGCCAGGGCAACGGCACGAGCGTGATCATAGCTTGGGCTTACGTCGGTCTGCGCGTCATCCACTCGCTTGTGCAAGTGACGGTCAACAAGGTTACGGTGCGTTTCGCACTGTTTGCGCTGTCGTCAATTGCTCTGATGGCGCTGATCTATCACGCAGCGCGCGTGGTGTTCTGAGCTTCAATCGCGGATGAACAGGCTGGCCAGTTCCACGTGGGTTGACCAGCGGAACTGGCCCACCGGCCTGAGTTCTGCCAATCTGTAGCCGCCTGCGATCAGGCGCACGGCATCGCGTGCCCAGCTAGCGGGATTGCAACTGATATAGACCACCCGGGCGACCTTGCTCGCGGCAATCTGGTCGATCTGCTCCTGCGCGCCAGCGCGCGGCGGATCGAGCAGGACGGCTGCAAAACGGTCCAGCTCCTCGACGCGGAGAGGGTTGCGAAACAAATCGCGGTGAAGACAATGAACCGGGCGCCCATTCATGCGCGCCGCCGACTGACAAGCGAGATGGGTATCGCGCGCGGCTTCCACGGCCAGCACCTTGGTGCCAGGGCCAGCCAGCGCGAACGCGAAAGTTCCGAGGCCAGAAAAGAGGTCGGCAACAGTCACCGAACCGCTAAGCCATTCGCGCGCAGCGGCAATCAGTGCGGCTTCACCGTCAGCGGTGGCCTGCAGAAACGCGCCGGGCGGCAGTGAAACGGCGGTGCTGCCGAGTGTCACGGTCACAGGCTCCGGCTCCCAAGCACCTTCGGCGCCGTAGCCACTATCGATGGTCAGCCGCGCGAGGCTATTCTCGCGTGAGAAATCAAGCAGAGCCTCTGTCTTGGCAAGGCCTTCGACTTTCAGACCTTTGAGGCCCACCGATAGCCCCTGATCGGCCATGGCGAGTTCGATATCCACGCCCAGTTTGCGGTCGCCCCAGGTTTCCAGAAGCTGGCGCAGAGGTGCGAGCAGCGCAACCATCTCTGGCACGAGCACATGGCATTCACGCATGTCGACGATCTTGTGTGAGCCCTGTTCGCGGAAACCGATGACCACGCGTTTGCCGATGGCCTGCGCATGGAGCGTCGCGCGGCGGCGGCTTCCTGGAGGGGACAGGTATGGTGCGGCAGCGCCGGTCGGCTCGATCCCCTGCCCTCGCGCTGCACCGACGACACGGTCAAACACGTAGTCGGTCAGTGCCTTTTCCGACAGGTGCTGCAATTGGCACCCACCGCATTCAGGAAAGTGGCGGCAGGGCGGCACTGCATGGTCCGGCCCGTGCATCAGTGTGCCGTCGGCCTCAAGCACATCGCCGGGTGCAGCAAGCTCGGCATAGCGGCCGTCGGCAGTTGCACCTTCACCCTTCGCGGCAATGCGGATGATCAGGCCGGGATTGGTCATGGAAGGCACTCTGCAAGGGCTGGACGAATGGCGCTGGCCAGATCGGCCGGACCGAAGGCAGCGCCGCACAGTTGGGCCGCCTCGGCGTGAAGCCATAGACCTTCTTCGGCAGCGCGCAATGCCTCCCCGTGAACTGCAAGCCTGCTTGCGATGGTTCCGGCAAGCACGTCACCCGTTCCCGCGACCGAGAGCCACGAAGAAGCGCGCGCCGACAGGACCACTTCTCCCCCCGGCGACGCGATCAGACTGTCCGGCCCCTTGAAGACGACCACCGCGCCGCTTGCGCGCGCCAAAGCCATCGCACGGTGACCGCGCAAGCCTTCGGATTCCAGCGAAAACGCGCGCTCAAGCGCAACCATTTCGCCTTCGTGCGGGGTCAGAATGACCGGCGCAGCGCTCAGCATTCCCTGTCGCAAGAGAACGAGCGCGTCTGCATCGATGACGGTGGGCTTGCCCACGTGCAAAGCCTGCGTCAGCAGACGCGACGCTGCGTCCGTCCGGCCCAGTCCCGGCCCGATCAGAAGCGCAGCCGCGCGTTCATCGCCGAGCACCGAGGTTACATCGGTTGTCACCACCAAAGCTGCGGGCACAGCAGATAGTGGCGTCGTCGAAGCCAATTTGACATAACCGGCCCCTGCGCCCTGCGCCGCCTGTGCGGCCAACAGAGCCGCGCCGGGCATCGCCCCGCCGATGATGCCCAACAGCCCGCGCCGGTACTTGTGCGCATCGGCGGCGGGCGGCTCGATAGCCGGTTTGCACAATGCCCGCGCAGCCCCTGCTTGCTGAGCTAAGCCAATATCCACGAGGCGCAACGTGCCCATTGCGGTGCAGGCCGGCATGGCGAAATGCGCATGTTTCCATGCGCCGAGTGCGATGGTCATGGTCCAATCAGGCAGGCCATCGTTAAGCGCACGGCCACTGTCACTGTCGAGGCCGCTTGGCATATCGATGGCAATGCGGTGCGGATGATGCCTGGCCAGGCCGGTGAGTAGCAAGAACAGATCGTCCGGCAGAGCGCGGGTCAATCCGCTACCGAACAGGCAATCCACCAGAACGTCGCCCGCTAACGTGGGACCGGCGGGAGCCACTTCGCCGCGATAGAGAGCACGGGCATTGCGCGCCGCGCCGGTGGCCGGTTCGCGCGCTGCGATCACATTGACGGGATTACCGTGCTCCCGCATATACTCGGCGATCACCCAGCCATCGCCGCCGTTGTTGCCGGGGCCGCACAGCACAGTGACCGAGCGCCCTGCAGCGATGCGGCGCACCCATTCGCCTGCGCCGCGCCCGGCTGACTGCATCAGTGCGTCCACGGAAATACCCGATGCGATCAGCTCATCTTCGGCGGCGCGCGTCTGCGCCACGGTGAGCACTTGCGTCAGCACGTGCTCACGGCTGCGGCGCATCGCTCTTCATCCTTGCGGGAAAGCGGTAGCGATCCTTACCGACCGCGACTTCGAGCACGCCTTCGGCCGACCACTTTGCGGCGGCCTCGTCAGCACCATCTGCCGCGACTACACCGCGCCCGTCATCCACCATTTCGAAGCGACGGAATGCGCCGTTCTTGTGCCGCACGGTCAGAAAACGGCGCTTTGCGACCCGCGAGTCCTCGACAAAGCAATCGGGCAGGAACTTGGCCGAGCCTGCAATGGCGCAGTCGATAACACGGCCTTTGGGTGCCTCTTCTGCCGCCGAACACGCCGCGAGCATCGCGATCAGCGGCAGAAGGGCGGACGCGCGCACCAATCAGTTCTTCGTGAGCTGCGAAATATCGCGCACCGCACCGCGTGCAGCGCTGGTGGTCATCGCTGCATAAGCCTGAAGCGCGGTCGAAACCTTGCGCGGACGCTCCTTGGAAGGCTTCCACCCCGAAGCCTCCTGCGCGGCGCGGCGCTGTGCCAGCACATCGTCCGACACGGCGAGGTTGATCGTGCGGTTCGGGATGTCGATTTCGATCACGTCGCCGTTCTCGACAAGTCCGATCTCGCCGCCTTCAGCCGCTTCGGGCGAAACGTGGCCGATCGAGAGGCCCGAAGTGCCGCCCGAAAATCGCCCGTCGGTCAGAAGCGCACAAGCGGCGCCGAGGCCCTTCGATTTGATGTAGCTGGTCGGGTAGAGCATTTCCTGCATACCCGGTCCGCCCTTGGGGCCTTCATAACGGATCACGACCACATCGCCTGCCACGACCTGCCCGGTCAGCACGGCAGTGACGGCAGCGTCCTGGCTTTCGTAGACCTTGGCCGGTCCGGTAAACTTGAGGATATGCTCGTCCACGCCCGCGGTCTTAACGATGCAGCCATCGCGCGCGATGTTGCCGAACAGCACGGCCAAGCCGCCGTCCTTGCTGAAGGCATGTTCGGCCGAGCGGATGACGCCGTTCTCACGGTCGAGATCAAGTTCCTTCCACCGCCGGTCCTGCGAGAACGCGACTTGCGTCGGCACGCCGCCGGGGGCCGCTCTGAAGAATTCCTGCACCGAAGGCGCGTTGGTGCGCTTGATATCCCACAGGTTCAGCGCATCGCCCATCGTCCGGCTATGGACGGTCGGCAAATGGGTGTGGATGAGGCCCGCACGGTCAAGCTCACCCAGAATCGCGTAGATGCCGCCGGCGCGGTGGACGTTTTCCATGTGGACGTCGGACTTTGCAGGTGCGACCTTGGACAGGCACGGCACCTTGCGGCTGAGCCGGTCGATGTCGCTCATGGTGAAATCGACGCCAGCCTCATGCGCGGCGGCAAGCAGGTGAAGCACCGTGTTGGTCGATCCGCCCATGGCGATATCGACGCACATCGCGTTTTCAAAGGCTTCGAACCCGGCGATGGTGCGGGGAAGCGCTGTTTCGTCATCCTGTTCGTAATAGCGCTTGCACAGATCGACGACGAGGCGGCCAGCTTCGAGGAACAGGCGCTTGCGATCACCATGGGTCGCCAGCGTGGACCCATTGCCCGGCAGCGAAAGGCCGAGCGCCTCGGTCAGGCAGTTCATCGAATTGGCGGTGAACATGCCGGAGCACGAACCGCAGGTCGGGCAGGCCGACCGTTCGATGGCGGTGACTTCTTCGTCGGTGTATTTATCATCTGCGGCAGCGACCATCGCATCGACCAGATCGAGCGCGACTTCCTTGCCGTTGAGGACGACCTTGCCCGCTTCCATCGGCCCGCCCGAAACGAACACCACGGGAATGTTGATGCGCAGCGCCGCCATCAGCATTCCCGGCGTGATCTTGTCGCAGTTCGAGATGCAGACCATGGCGTCGGCGCAGTGGGCGTTGACCATGTATTCGACGCTGTCAGCAATCAGGTCGCGGCTGGGCAACGAATAGAGCATGCCATCGTGGCCCATCGCGATGCCATCATCGACCGCGATCGTGTTGAATTCCTTGGCGACGCCGCCTGCAGCCTCAATCTCGCGCGCGACCATCTGGCCCAGGTCCTTGAGGTGGACATGGCCGGGCACGAACTGGGTGAAGCTGTTGACGACCGCGATGATCGGCTTCCCAAAATCCGAATCCTTCATGCCGGTGGCCCGCCACAGGCCACGCGCGCCGGCCATGTTGCGGCCATGGGTGGTGGTGCGTGAACGATAGGCAGGCATGTGCGAACTCCGGACAGGGAATCAGTGTTATGGGCGACTTAATCAGCCCC is a genomic window of Novosphingobium sp. MMS21-SN21R containing:
- a CDS encoding class I SAM-dependent RNA methyltransferase; protein product: MTNPGLIIRIAAKGEGATADGRYAELAAPGDVLEADGTLMHGPDHAVPPCRHFPECGGCQLQHLSEKALTDYVFDRVVGAARGQGIEPTGAAAPYLSPPGSRRRATLHAQAIGKRVVIGFREQGSHKIVDMRECHVLVPEMVALLAPLRQLLETWGDRKLGVDIELAMADQGLSVGLKGLKVEGLAKTEALLDFSRENSLARLTIDSGYGAEGAWEPEPVTVTLGSTAVSLPPGAFLQATADGEAALIAAAREWLSGSVTVADLFSGLGTFAFALAGPGTKVLAVEAARDTHLACQSAARMNGRPVHCLHRDLFRNPLRVEELDRFAAVLLDPPRAGAQEQIDQIAASKVARVVYISCNPASWARDAVRLIAGGYRLAELRPVGQFRWSTHVELASLFIRD
- a CDS encoding MAPEG family protein: MKVAEILQPAVALMIWTMVMWLWMYATRIPAMNAVKLDPDSLARDPTRTLDDILPAQIQWKAHNYNHLHEAPTLFYAVALLLAVAGQGNGTSVIIAWAYVGLRVIHSLVQVTVNKVTVRFALFALSSIALMALIYHAARVVF
- a CDS encoding MAPEG family protein, whose product is MQAQILMPAAVLVIWSIVMLFWMAFTRLPALSKLGGLAKAKPGGRGQDLEGVVPDVINWKAHNYAHLMEQPTLFYATITILAIMGAGSLDVALAWGYVAIRVVHSIWQATVNRVPVRFTLFALSTLCLILLAIRALGATLGHG
- a CDS encoding NAD(P)H-hydrate dehydratase, whose product is MRRSREHVLTQVLTVAQTRAAEDELIASGISVDALMQSAGRGAGEWVRRIAAGRSVTVLCGPGNNGGDGWVIAEYMREHGNPVNVIAAREPATGAARNARALYRGEVAPAGPTLAGDVLVDCLFGSGLTRALPDDLFLLLTGLARHHPHRIAIDMPSGLDSDSGRALNDGLPDWTMTIALGAWKHAHFAMPACTAMGTLRLVDIGLAQQAGAARALCKPAIEPPAADAHKYRRGLLGIIGGAMPGAALLAAQAAQGAGAGYVKLASTTPLSAVPAALVVTTDVTSVLGDERAAALLIGPGLGRTDAASRLLTQALHVGKPTVIDADALVLLRQGMLSAAPVILTPHEGEMVALERAFSLESEGLRGHRAMALARASGAVVVFKGPDSLIASPGGEVVLSARASSWLSVAGTGDVLAGTIASRLAVHGEALRAAEEGLWLHAEAAQLCGAAFGPADLASAIRPALAECLP
- the ilvD gene encoding dihydroxy-acid dehydratase translates to MPAYRSRTTTHGRNMAGARGLWRATGMKDSDFGKPIIAVVNSFTQFVPGHVHLKDLGQMVAREIEAAGGVAKEFNTIAVDDGIAMGHDGMLYSLPSRDLIADSVEYMVNAHCADAMVCISNCDKITPGMLMAALRINIPVVFVSGGPMEAGKVVLNGKEVALDLVDAMVAAADDKYTDEEVTAIERSACPTCGSCSGMFTANSMNCLTEALGLSLPGNGSTLATHGDRKRLFLEAGRLVVDLCKRYYEQDDETALPRTIAGFEAFENAMCVDIAMGGSTNTVLHLLAAAHEAGVDFTMSDIDRLSRKVPCLSKVAPAKSDVHMENVHRAGGIYAILGELDRAGLIHTHLPTVHSRTMGDALNLWDIKRTNAPSVQEFFRAAPGGVPTQVAFSQDRRWKELDLDRENGVIRSAEHAFSKDGGLAVLFGNIARDGCIVKTAGVDEHILKFTGPAKVYESQDAAVTAVLTGQVVAGDVVVIRYEGPKGGPGMQEMLYPTSYIKSKGLGAACALLTDGRFSGGTSGLSIGHVSPEAAEGGEIGLVENGDVIEIDIPNRTINLAVSDDVLAQRRAAQEASGWKPSKERPRKVSTALQAYAAMTTSAARGAVRDISQLTKN
- a CDS encoding saccharopine dehydrogenase family protein codes for the protein MAKVLVIGAGGVGSVAVHKMAMNAGIFTGIALASRTKSKCDAIAASVKERTGVSIDTYQIDADDVAATTALINDVKPVLVVNLALPYQDLNIMDACLAAGVNYMDTANYEPIDEAKFEYKWQWAYQERFKEAGLMALLGSGFDPGVTSVFATWLRKHKLDTIRTLDILDCNGGDHGQHFATNFNPEINIREVTAPARHWLNGEWVETPALTIRETFDFEAVGPKNMYLMYHEELESLAHHIPEIERIRFWMTFGDAYITHLTVLQNVGMTRIDPVMYNGQEIIPLQFLKAVLPEPASLGPTTKGKTNIGDIATGLKDGVEKTFYIYNICDHEDAYRETGNQAVSYTTGVPAMIGAALMVQGVWSGEGVFNIEQLDPDPYMDMLNQHGLPWQVKELAGPLAF